One region of Gouania willdenowi chromosome 13, fGouWil2.1, whole genome shotgun sequence genomic DNA includes:
- the LOC114474725 gene encoding ras-related protein Rap-2b — protein MREYKVVVLGSGGVGKSALTVQFVTGSFIEKYDPTIEDFYRKEIEVDSSPSVLEILDTAGTEQFASMRDLYIKNGQGFILVYSLVNQQSFQDIKPMRDQIIRVKRYERVPMILVGNKVDLEGEREVSSGEGKALADDWNCPFMETSAKNKSSVDELFAEIVRQMNYASTPNGDDQCCSSCVIL, from the coding sequence ATGAGAGAGTACAAAGTAGTGGTTCTCGGGTCCGGCGGGGTCGGTAAATCAGCTCTAACCGTCCAGTTTGTGACGGGCTCTTTCATAGAGAAATACGACCCCACGATAGAGGACTTCTACAGAAAGGAGATCGAGGTGGACTCGTCTCCGTCGGTCCTGGAGATCCTGGACACAGCAGGGACCGAGCAGTTCGCCTCAATGCGGGACCTGTACATTAAAAACGGACAGGGTTTCATTTTAGTCTACAGCCTGGTGAACCAGCAGAGCTTCCAGGACATCAAGCCCATGAGGGACCAGATCATCCGGGTGAAACGGTACGAGAGGGTGCCCATGATCCTGGTGGGGAACAAAGTGGACCTTGAGGGGGAGAGGGAGGTCTCGTCCGGGGAGGGGAAGGCGTTGGCGGACGACTGGAACTGCCCGTTCATGGAAACTTCAgccaaaaataaaagctcagtGGACGAGCTGTTTGCAGAGATAGTCCGACAGATGAACTATGCCTCAACTCCCAATGGCGACGACCAGTGCTGCTCGTCCTGTGTCATCCTTTAG